One segment of Clarias gariepinus isolate MV-2021 ecotype Netherlands chromosome 6, CGAR_prim_01v2, whole genome shotgun sequence DNA contains the following:
- the pltp gene encoding phospholipid transfer protein produces the protein MGLWGIAVLIFLLPHMAQMTEISPGFKIRITSRGLELLKYETQKFVEEELGGITMPEMHGKRGNLQYSLTDIKVKELNLTADMSFQPVDGLQFDVQNSSITLNFQRRVIYWLFQDDGAINASADGVYINTTLHLAKDDEGRLKIANVSCDASIAKMKAKFGGTFGRVYDFVATFLTTGMRFILNRQICPALNHAGLVLINQFLETIPVRADVDSYIGIDYSLLIDPVVTGSSLDMDFRGMFYELKNENDTLENYSANPVLNEYSRMIYMALSEYFFDSGLHSYFKGGVFRMHVANERMPKDLEMLLRTSYFGAIMLMNPALMDAPLSLEMEVTSAPKSTITTTGAMVAVHAGVRVLILPPGKSPVQLSSMTMESKLNAKVYMKEKRLAIQLDLRRFKIFSNQSALESLALIPLQAPLKALLQMTIVPLLNNYTKRGVQIPLPDGIDLVEDVVEYHNGYITIGANLHFRSGLKQLIENTSS, from the exons ATGGGGCTTTGGGGAATAGCTGTCCTCATCTTTCTCCTTCCACACATGGCACAGATGACAGAAATTTCTCCTGGTTTCAAAATCCGCATCACATCCAGAGGACTGGAGCTGT TAAAATATGAGACCCAGAAGTTCGTGGAGGAAGAGCTGGGAGGGATCACCATGCCAGAGATGCATGGCAAACGAGGAAATCTCCAATATTCCCTTACAGA TATTAAGGTGAAAGAGCTGAATCTGACTGCAGATATGAGTTTCCAGCCTGTAGACGGACTGCAGTTTGATGTGCAGAACTCATCTATCACCCTCAACTTCCAGAGACGTGTGATCTACTGGTTGTT TCAGGATGATGGTGCCATTAATGCCTCTGCAGATGGCGTATACATCAACACCACCCTCCATCTTGCCAAGGATGATGAGGGCCGTCTGAAGATCGCCAACGTCAGCTGTGACGCTTCTATCGCCAAGATGAAGGCCAAGTTTGGAGGGACTTTTGG GAGGGTTTACGACTTCGTTGCCACTTTTCTGACCACAGGAATGCGCTTCATATTAAATCGGCAG ATTTGCCCTGCTCTGAATCATGCTGGTCTAGTGTTGATCAACCAATTTTTGGAGACGATTCCAG TGCGTGCAGATGTGGATAGTTACATTGGCATTGATTACTCACTCTTGATTGACCCAGTGGTTACTGGCAGCAGTCTTGATATGGATTTCAGA GGGATGTTCTATGAATTGAAGAACGAGAATGACACTCTGGAGAATTATTCTGCAAATCCAGTGTTGAATGAGTACAGCCGCATGATATATATGGCTCTCTCAGAGTACTTCTTTGACAGTGGACTCCACTCCTATTTCAAAGGAGGGGTGTTTCGGATGCACGTAGCAAATGAGCGA ATGCCAAAAGACTTGGAGATGCTTCTCAGGACCTCCTACTTTGGAGCAATCATGCTTATG AACCCTGCTCTGATGGATGCCCCGCTGTCGCTTGAGATGGAGGTAACATCAGCTCCTAAGTCTACCATCACAACAACGGGGGCTATGGTAGCCGTACATGCTGGTGTCAGGGTGCTGATCCTACCTCCAGGAAAGTCACCTGTTCAGCTCAGCAGTATGACCATG GAGTCCAAACTCAATGCCAAAGTGTACATGAAGGAAAAGAGACTGGCTATACAGCTGGACCTGAGAAG GTTTAAAATCTTTTCTAACCAGTCTGCTTTGGAGTCATTAGCG CTGATTCCTCTGCAAGCACCACTGAAGGCTCTGCTCCAAATGACCATTGTGCCACTTTTAAACA ATTACACTAAGAGAGGTGTACAGATCCCTCTGCCAGATGGAATCGACCTGGTAGAAGACGTGGTAGAATATCACAAT GGCTACATCACTATTGGAGCGAATCTCCATTTCCGCAGTGGTCTGAAGCAGCTGATTGAGAACACGTCATCTTAA